GGATGGGGGCAAGGATGTCAAACCCAGAGTAAGGGTGGGATACTGGCATGAAGTATTGTATACAGTGAAATTACACTGTATTAGTCAGTTGgtgtcaattcaggaagtaaacagaAATGATAATTATTTTTAAAATCAATGATAAACTCTGTTAATTtttgtttacttcctgaattgactagaATAATTGACCCCATCCCTGATGCTTTATTTGTGTTTATCCAACTGGTTGTTTTGGTTTTTCATGAGTTGTGTCTGTGCCTTCCGGTGTTAGCAGGAGCTGAAGGGTGGCGAGGAGCAAGTGATCAAGAGACGAAGGAGGAAAGAAGGAAACAATTTGGAGGAGAAGAAACCCCGGAAGAACAGAGTGCCCAAACCAGGGTAAGATGATAGGATAGTGGGATGGATACATCGCTGCTTCTTGTGCCTGTCAGGCATGTCTGTACCTTCACAGATTGCAATATGAGATAGAATGGTTGCTGAATAATTCTGATTATTTTGTTCTTGCTGTAAGAGCAAATCATCTAAGGGGACATTGTGGTTCTATGCAAATTTCTCAGATAGAACTGAGCATGTTTCTAGAACCATTCCTCAAAATGTCTTGTAATGGTTTTTGAATCCGTTTTCATACCTCCCTGTGTCAAACCCTACCAAATGTGCACTGAAATTGAAATGTATGCACTTCAGCAATACAATAGACGAATTCatcatatacatatatttttgttcattccTACCCATGTACAGATATGTCTGACTATGACATGACACACTGTGATGCTCTCTCTGAATGGCCCGTGGGCTTGTGTGACAGGCCAAGTGTCCTTAACAAAGGCTACATTAGCTACGCTCTGATAAGCTGATCACTCCGCTGCCATAAATACTCCTATTCCCAGAAATAGACCAGCGGCTGTTATGAGACTGTTGTTTTCCTTGTATCATATTGAAAAGACATTGCCTTGCTTATAGGTTTCTTGTCTTCAAGATTACACATCATAACTTGCCtcactattttctctctctttcctctttcttccttctctcaccctctcctctcttcccactctctttcccctcttcacccctctctcttgtCTTTCTGACCCAGAGTGTCGTCTCTGATGAACATCCACCggccagagaagaagaagaggaagaagctgATGAAGGACTCGTTGTGCTTGGCAGCCATGTTGCGCCGCTTCACCCGGGAGAAGCAGGAGATGAGGAAGATGAACCCCACCGCGCCCCACTCCGGCGTGGGTAGCTCCGTGGCCAATGCCCCGCGAGCCAACCACCTGCTGGCTAACTCCCACCTGCACGCTAACGCGGCTAACAACGACGTCTCGTTGGCCGAGCTCACCGCGGACCCCACCATGATGTCACTGCTGGGCTCGACAAATGAGAAGGAGCTTCAGGATATTCTGGGTGACCTGGACTTCAGCCTTCTGGACAGCTCGGCTAATCCGCACGTGGCCACGCCCGGGAGAGAGAATGGCCTGATGGGAATTGGAGTTTCAGGGCCGAAGCCCAGTGGGGGCGGGTTAGGGAGGGGGCTGGGGGTTTCAGGGGGTCTCCTACACCCACCTCCGCTCCCTGACGGCCTGCCCGCCCCCCTCATCAAGCGCATCGAGGACCTACGGGCGGTGAGTCACACTGATGGGGCTTTTCCAGTTTATCATAGATTGATTTATTTGATGTTTATGTGATCAACCCTTGATTTAATTGTTGAGTAACTTCCTGGAATTCTGTACAGTTTAAATGTGTGGCAGCCATTTTCTTCAGCCATGATCAAGGTGATATCTCTTAAAATAGTGTTTCAGTTCTTGGAAGATTTGTAATGCATTTCTTGACAGGGTGGTAAAAATGcgaagagaggttagagaggagcagagcagaAAGAAAGAGCGGATGAGAGCAAAACACATGAAAGAAAGGTAGACTAGCAACAGACAACTGGTGGCCAAAAGGGAGAgcgaagaaagagagagtgaccaATCAAGGATGAGCGAAAACTGGCAAGATGACGGTGCAGCCATTTTGAAACTGACACGGAAGGCTCCTTTTTGCTGTCGTGCGTCTTTCTATGGAAGACGGTATGCTCACCAATCTCTTTTCTTCACAGGCCTCTCGTCAGTTTGATCAAGAGGGAAGGAAGAAATTCTTCACCCTGGATATGAATAACATCCTACTGGAGTGAGTTTGTCATTCTTTTGACACGTTGtacatctctctccgtctccaccCTGAATGTGTCATACTGCTGATATTGGAGTCGATTGTTCATCTCTTTTCCTGTCTTTTTCACCCCCACTCTGTTCTACATTTCTCCCAACATCTTTCTCTCTCGCACGCAAAAATGGTTTTATTCTTTGTCGTCTCTTCTTTATCCCCTTTCCTTGCTTACcaactttctctctccatcccccctttctctcactcCTGTTAATTCCCTCTGttgctcctctcccttccctccactctctcctcctcccctcttcccccagtATTGAGCTGCAGGTGCAGGAGCAGCCGATGGGGCTCCGCGGGGAGGTGTATTCTCACCTGGAAGCGTTTGTGCCCTGCAATAAAGAGGCCCTTCTCAAACGCCTCAGGAAGCTTAGCCTCAACATCCAGGACGACCGTCTGCGTACGCCCCTGTTGAAGCTGAAACTggcggtgtgcagtgtgatgcCCGAGCAGATCCAACGATACAACATGGACTGCATGGTCAAGGCTGCCAAGTAAGAAGATTTACAATACTCCATAGTGTACTGCAGCCATACTCAACAGGCGGATTGTGGTCCTGATGTGGACCCAGAACGGGGTCAATACGGACCGCGGGTCCCGactttacatttgacatttttccaCATTTGATGTTGCATTAGGCTGTTTGTCATTCCCTGACAGAGAGCGATTTCGATTTAGTacctgtcagaaatgtccagttgATCAAATAGCTCATGTTAAGTAGATGGGTACGCCCAGGGGCCTCGACCCCCATTTAATTTTGTTGAGCAATTCACTCAGGTatcacatggcaaaatgtgtagaattgcaaaaaattagctttaaaacggcaacattttctctccaacAACAAGAAGGATGTGACCAATTTGAACAGTTTGGGGTTGTTGGGTTTGTTACTATGCTGATAAATGACAAAAATCCATCCtgacctttgccacctaggacaTTTGAATGACCGGACCTTCTTAAAGAgtagttgagtacccctggtaTACTGTAATGCTATATCGCTTATCCATAATGGGTGTTTGGTTATTTTTAGTGCTCTACTCTGCCTGTGTTCATCACTGCTTTCATTTATATGCATCTCTGCCTCTGCAGGTATATATTGAGGTTGTTAGAACATGTTggtactgaggtgtgtgtgttggaccctAGCAGGCAGCagcctggagagggagagaagaacggatcagaggaggaggacgaggggaaGCCGGGGAAGAGGATGATGGGCCCACGGAAGAAGTTTGTCTGGGACGACAAGCTCAGGTGACGGCCCATCCACTGCCCTCAATCAAATCTTATTTATgaagccatttttacatcagcagttgtcacaagtACTTTTATAGTAATCCGGCCTAGACACTAAAGTGAAATTCTCAAGCTAAGTCATACAGGAAGTGGTTGATTTGAAAAGATAATAGATTAGTAAGCTTTCttaatttctctctgtctctctgtctctctgtgtgtgtgtgtaggtcgcTGCTGTGTAACCTGGTGCGTGTGAAGTTGAGCTGCTATGAACTGGAGTCATCTCAGTGCTCTCTCTCCGTGGAGGATTACCTCAAGGCCTTCATGGAGAACGAGGTCAAACCACTATGGCCGAAGGGCTGGATGCAGGCCAGGATGCTGTTCAAGGAGAGCCGTGTTGTACACAGTCACCTCACTGTCAACATGTAAGTTATCTCAACTGTAGGTGGACCTTATAAATAAGTTGGCTTTATAATGGCAATTATaccttttattgtatatatgcctGATTGACAGATGGAATCCAATTTTATTAGTCGCACATACATATCTCGcaaatgttattgcgggtgtagcgaaatgcttgtgttcctagctccaacagtgcagtaatatctaacaatgcacaacaatgcacacaaatctaaaaagtaaaagaatgtgatttagaaatattaggacgagtAATGTCGGAGTCCGTagtataaatatacagtgccttcggaaagtattcagaccccttgactttttccacattttgttacgttacagtcgtattctaaaattgatgaaatacaattttttcctcatcaatctacacacaataccccataatgacaaagcctaaataggtttttagaatcttttgcaaatgtattcaaaatagaaaaacataaataccttatttagtattcagaccctttgctatgagactcgaaattgagctcaggtgcatcctgtttctattgatcattcttgagatgtttctacaacttgtttggagtccacctgtagtaaattcaattgattgtacatgatttggaaaggcacagttgacagagcaaaaaccaagcactgaggtcaaaggaattgtccgtagagctccgagacaggattgtgtcgaggcacagatctgaggaaggataccaaaaaatgtcttcagcattgaaggtccccaagaacacagaggcctccatcattcttaaatggaagaagtttggaaccaccaagagtctgcctagagctggccgcccagccaaactgagcaatcaggggagaaagaccttggtcagggaggtgaccaagaacccgatggtcacactgacaaagctccagagttcctctatggagatgggagaacctttcagaaggacaaccatctctgtggccagacagaagccacgcctcagtaaaagtcacatgaccacccccttggagtttgccaaaaggcacctaaagactctcagaccatgagaaacaagattgaactatttggcctgaatgccaaatgtcacaTCTGGaaggaacctggcaccatccctacagtgaagcatggtggtggcagcatcatgcagtggggatgtttttaagcatcaggaactgggagactagtcagggtcaagggaaagatgaacggagcaaagagatccttgatgaaaacctgctacagagtgctcaggatctcagactggggcgaaggttcaccttccaacaggatctgcagagaagaatgggagaaacttcccaaatacaggtgtgtcaagcttctagtttcatacccaagaagactagaggctgtaatcactaccaaaggtgcttcaacaaagtcctgagtaaagggtatgaatacttatgtaaatgttatttccctttacctgtttttgctttgtgataATGGGGTagattgtctgtagattgatgaagggaaaaaacgattaaatacattttagaataaggctgtaatgtaacaaaatgcggaaaaagtcaaggggtctgactactttccatgtgtgtgtgtatattttatatatatatatatatatatacacatacatacatacatacatacacacatatgtttgttttcatcaaggatctctttgcgccattcatctttctctcgatcctgactagtatacacacacacacacacacagagtatgtgatgggatgtatagactaAATGGATAGAAGATGTAcagtattgattgattgacagatgGATTAGCATTCCTGTGCGGATGTTAACTTAACACACCATTGGTTTCTCTGTCCAGGGCCAAGAAAAGGATGGTCCCCACCCCCAGGGCTAAAGCAAAGGTCAGTGAAATCTCTTCACTCTCAACTGACGTTTGTAACCTTTTCTACAAGATGGTTATTTGGTATTACTTGCGGTGCCATGTGTTCTGATGCGGGGCTAATGCTAACCTTTGTCCTTTCCCTGTATTCCAGGAGGGCCAATGGATCCAGCAGAGGCCCAATCTCCCCACCGCCAccaccccttctctcccccacgtcccctccaccccctccgtCATCCAGGCCCGCCGGACCTCCTCATCCCCCTCGGAGCCCATCTGCCTGTCCGACTCGCTGGACGAGGACCTCCGCGCCCCCTCCCTGGATTCCGTCTCCCACGCCCTCGCCTTCCTCAGCCAAGCCGCCAAGGGCCTGGGTCCCCACGGCAGCGTCACTGACCTCACCctcacctcccccctctcccccccgcCTCTCCAGATCCCCAACTCCTCCCCCCCCTCCATCACCCCTCACTACTCGCCCTCGTCTTCCCTACTCACCTCACATTCTCTTTCCAAGATAAACGCCAACTCATCGACGATGCTGACGATGCCATCGATGGCCAACATTAAGACCACGctatctacctctccctccaCTTCCACGGCGTCGTCGGCTCGCATGCAGCTCACGGGGGCCACGTTGGTGTCTCGTGGCGCCGACGGAGTGTACGGCGTGATGAAAGGGGCAGGCTCTATGGGACAGACTCAGAGACACAATGTCAGCATGGCGACCGCCACACACAGGCAAGGGTGCATGACTGGAGGGAGTAAGCTCCACCCACCGTCGTCCCCCTCCCCGCCCACCAAGCAGCGGCCCCCTCCCACAGCCTCTCCGCTCCTGCCCCCCCATCAGAAGGTCGCCCTGGGCATGGGGGTGGCAATACCAGGACTGGGGAAGAGCAGTGTCAAAGCCACCAGCAGCAGTAACGGTGGTGCCATGATGAGCAACatgccctccccctccccccagtcCCGTGCCACCAACTCCCACTCACACCCCCAGCAGCTCAACTCCAAGAGCC
This sequence is a window from Oncorhynchus mykiss isolate Arlee chromosome 13, USDA_OmykA_1.1, whole genome shotgun sequence. Protein-coding genes within it:
- the LOC110485799 gene encoding ubinuclein-2 isoform X2 — encoded protein: MAEPRKVQFVTLSAFAAGSATETRKRRLEDDEADIDLDADGEVETKASGADGGGGLFGKTSSDKDNAEGKRITVRLNLSLSEPSDQSSAEFNYSELIQNIQAKKNTPPPAPAPTQTPTLFILPPALDPSDPFNDDERERLQVEALAKKFENKYGNANAPGKKKRKDRMQDLIDIGFGYDETDPFIDNSEAYDELVPASLTTKLGGFYINTGTLQFRAASESEGEDGGKDVKPRQELKGGEEQVIKRRRRKEGNNLEEKKPRKNRVPKPGVSSLMNIHRPEKKKRKKLMKDSLCLAAMLRRFTREKQEMRKMNPTAPHSGVGSSVANAPRANHLLANSHLHANAANNDVSLAELTADPTMMSLLGSTNEKELQDILGDLDFSLLDSSANPHVATPGRENGLMGIGVSGPKPSGGGLGRGLGVSGGLLHPPPLPDGLPAPLIKRIEDLRAASRQFDQEGRKKFFTLDMNNILLDIELQVQEQPMGLRGEVYSHLEAFVPCNKEALLKRLRKLSLNIQDDRLRTPLLKLKLAVCSVMPEQIQRYNMDCMVKAANRQQPGEGEKNGSEEEDEGKPGKRMMGPRKKFVWDDKLRSLLCNLVRVKLSCYELESSQCSLSVEDYLKAFMENEVKPLWPKGWMQARMLFKESRVVHSHLTVNMAKKRMVPTPRAKAKEGQWIQQRPNLPTATTPSLPHVPSTPSVIQARRTSSSPSEPICLSDSLDEDLRAPSLDSVSHALAFLSQAAKGLGPHGSVTDLTLTSPLSPPPLQIPNSSPPSITPHYSPSSSLLTSHSLSKINANSSTMLTMPSMANIKTTLSTSPSTSTASSARMQLTGATLVSRGADGVYGVMKGAGSMGQTQRHNVSMATATHRQGCMTGGSKLHPPSSPSPPTKQRPPPTASPLLPPHQKVALGMGVAIPGLGKSSVKATSSSNGGAMMSNMPSPSPQSRATNSHSHPQQLNSKSPQQLNSKSPQQPSYLTSTVGSSPSQSPSHHQGKSKPHHQSNFITPMQATLTKSSHSNNSSPIIKLTPRPPAPTPPPISSPSSSSSNLLSHSQMISSPLQYQSPKTAGFRPPFSVQGGGQVKSGQGSYSFAGSQKAPSVISSSSISSATSNSSPMRMSPVTSRPDNSPSPSGTVSTSHGQRQRTVGGAKAVGSRVPTATMATPSVTSHLTQVSAGSPLLGGPLGFGMLGGLVPVSLPFQFPSLLNFTPPGAPGVSGLGTGANSGYSLSQSDLMDLYKSLQSGSQAALPPHLQLAFSDANQSQGGDMKRKSH
- the LOC110485799 gene encoding ubinuclein-2 isoform X3, with product MAEPRKVQFVTLSAFAAGSATETRKRRLEDDEADIDLDADGEVETKASGADGGGGLFGKTSSDKDNAEGKRITVRLNLSLSEPSDQSSAEFNYSELIQNIQAKKNTPPPAPAPTQTPTLFILPPALDPSDPFNDDERERLQVEALAKKFENKYGNANAPGKKKRKDRMQDLIDIGFGYDETDPFIDNSEAYDELVPASLTTKLGGFYINTGTLQFRAASESEGEDGGKDVKPRELKGGEEQVIKRRRRKEGNNLEEKKPRKNRVPKPGVSSLMNIHRPEKKKRKKLMKDSLCLAAMLRRFTREKQEMRKMNPTAPHSGVGSSVANAPRANHLLANSHLHANAANNDVSLAELTADPTMMSLLGSTNEKELQDILGDLDFSLLDSSANPHVATPGRENGLMGIGVSGPKPSGGGLGRGLGVSGGLLHPPPLPDGLPAPLIKRIEDLRAASRQFDQEGRKKFFTLDMNNILLDIELQVQEQPMGLRGEVYSHLEAFVPCNKEALLKRLRKLSLNIQDDRLRTPLLKLKLAVCSVMPEQIQRYNMDCMVKAANRQQPGEGEKNGSEEEDEGKPGKRMMGPRKKFVWDDKLRSLLCNLVRVKLSCYELESSQCSLSVEDYLKAFMENEVKPLWPKGWMQARMLFKESRVVHSHLTVNMAKKRMVPTPRAKAKEGQWIQQRPNLPTATTPSLPHVPSTPSVIQARRTSSSPSEPICLSDSLDEDLRAPSLDSVSHALAFLSQAAKGLGPHGSVTDLTLTSPLSPPPLQIPNSSPPSITPHYSPSSSLLTSHSLSKINANSSTMLTMPSMANIKTTLSTSPSTSTASSARMQLTGATLVSRGADGVYGVMKGAGSMGQTQRHNVSMATATHRQGCMTGGSKLHPPSSPSPPTKQRPPPTASPLLPPHQKVALGMGVAIPGLGKSSVKATSSSNGGAMMSNMPSPSPQSRATNSHSHPQQLNSKSPQQLNSKSPQQPSYLTSTVGSSPSQSPSHHQGKSKPHHQSNFITPMQATLTKSSHSNNSSPIIKLTPRPPAPTPPPISSPSSSSSNLLSHSQMISSPLQYQSPKTAGFRPPFSVQGGGQVKSGQGSYSFAGSQKAPSVISSSSISSATSNSSPMRMSPVTSRPDNSPSPSGTVSTSHGQRQRTVGGAKAVGSRVPTATMATPSVTSHLTQVSAGSPLLGGPLGFGMLGGLVPVSLPFQFPSLLNFTPPGAPGVSGLGTGANSGYSLSQSDLMDLYKSLQSGSQAALPPHLQLAFSDANQSQGGDMKRKSH
- the LOC110485799 gene encoding ubinuclein-2 isoform X1, giving the protein MAEPRKVQFVTLSAFAAGSATETRKRRLEDDEADIDLDADGEVETKASGADGGGGLFGKTSSDKDNAEGKRITVRLNLSLSEPSDQSSAEFNYSELIQNIQAKKNTPPPAPAPTQTPTLFILPPALDPSDPFNDDERERLQVEALAKKFENKYGNANAPGKKKRKDRMQDLIDIGFGYDETDPFIDNSEAYDELVPASLTTKLGGFYINTGTLQFRAASESEGEDGGKDVKPRVRELKGGEEQVIKRRRRKEGNNLEEKKPRKNRVPKPGVSSLMNIHRPEKKKRKKLMKDSLCLAAMLRRFTREKQEMRKMNPTAPHSGVGSSVANAPRANHLLANSHLHANAANNDVSLAELTADPTMMSLLGSTNEKELQDILGDLDFSLLDSSANPHVATPGRENGLMGIGVSGPKPSGGGLGRGLGVSGGLLHPPPLPDGLPAPLIKRIEDLRAASRQFDQEGRKKFFTLDMNNILLDIELQVQEQPMGLRGEVYSHLEAFVPCNKEALLKRLRKLSLNIQDDRLRTPLLKLKLAVCSVMPEQIQRYNMDCMVKAANRQQPGEGEKNGSEEEDEGKPGKRMMGPRKKFVWDDKLRSLLCNLVRVKLSCYELESSQCSLSVEDYLKAFMENEVKPLWPKGWMQARMLFKESRVVHSHLTVNMAKKRMVPTPRAKAKEGQWIQQRPNLPTATTPSLPHVPSTPSVIQARRTSSSPSEPICLSDSLDEDLRAPSLDSVSHALAFLSQAAKGLGPHGSVTDLTLTSPLSPPPLQIPNSSPPSITPHYSPSSSLLTSHSLSKINANSSTMLTMPSMANIKTTLSTSPSTSTASSARMQLTGATLVSRGADGVYGVMKGAGSMGQTQRHNVSMATATHRQGCMTGGSKLHPPSSPSPPTKQRPPPTASPLLPPHQKVALGMGVAIPGLGKSSVKATSSSNGGAMMSNMPSPSPQSRATNSHSHPQQLNSKSPQQLNSKSPQQPSYLTSTVGSSPSQSPSHHQGKSKPHHQSNFITPMQATLTKSSHSNNSSPIIKLTPRPPAPTPPPISSPSSSSSNLLSHSQMISSPLQYQSPKTAGFRPPFSVQGGGQVKSGQGSYSFAGSQKAPSVISSSSISSATSNSSPMRMSPVTSRPDNSPSPSGTVSTSHGQRQRTVGGAKAVGSRVPTATMATPSVTSHLTQVSAGSPLLGGPLGFGMLGGLVPVSLPFQFPSLLNFTPPGAPGVSGLGTGANSGYSLSQSDLMDLYKSLQSGSQAALPPHLQLAFSDANQSQGGDMKRKSH
- the LOC110485799 gene encoding ubinuclein-2 isoform X4, encoding MAEPRKVQFVTLSAFAAGSATETRKRRLEDDEADIDLDADGEVETKASGADGGGGLFGKTSSDKDNAEGKRITVRLNLSLSEPSDQSSAEFNYSELIQNIQAKKNTPPPAPAPTQTPTLFILPPALDPSDPFNDDERERLQVEALAKKFENKYGNANAPGKKKRKDRMQDLIDIGFGYDETDPFIDNSEAYDELVPASLTTKLGGFYINTGTLQFRAASESEGEDGGKDVKPRVRELKGGEEQVIKRRRRKEGNNLEEKKPRKNRVPKPGVSSLMNIHRPEKKKRKKLMKDSLCLAAMLRRFTREKQEMRKMNPTAPHSGVGSSVANAPRANHLLANSHLHANAANNDVSLAELTADPTMMSLLGSTNEKELQDILGDLDFSLLDSSANPHVATPGRENGLMGIGVSGPKPSGGGLGRGLGVSGGLLHPPPLPDGLPAPLIKRIEDLRAASRQFDQEGRKKFFTLDMNNILLDIELQVQEQPMGLRGEVYSHLEAFVPCNKEALLKRLRKLSLNIQDDRLRTPLLKLKLAVCSVMPEQIQRYNMDCMVKAANRQQPGEGEKNGSEEEDEGKPGKRMMGPRKKFVWDDKLRSLLCNLVRVKLSCYELESSQCSLSVEDYLKAFMENEVKPLWPKGWMQARMLFKESRVVHSHLTVNMAKKRMVPTPRAKAKEGQWIQQRPNLPTATTPSLPHVPSTPSVIQARRTSSSPSEPICLSDSLDEDLRAPSLDSVSHALAFLSQAAKGLGPHGSVTDLTLTSPLSPPPLQIPNSSPPSITPHYSPSSSLLTSHSLSKINANSSTMLTMPSMANIKTTLSTSPSTSTASSARMQLTGATLVSRGADGVYGVMKGAGSMGQTQRHNVSMATATHRQGCMTGGSKLHPPSSPSPPTKQRPPPTASPLLPPHQKVALGMGVAIPGLGKSSVKATSSSNGGAMMSNMPSPSPQSRATNSHSHPQQLNSKSPQQLNSKSPQQPSYLTSTVGSSPSQSPSHHQGKSKPHHQSNFITPMQATLTKSSHSNNSSPIIKLTPRPPAPTPPPISSPSSSSSNLLSHSQMISSPLQYQSPKTAGFRPPFSVQGGGQVKSGQGSYSFAGSQKAPSVISSSSISSATSNSSPMRMSPVTSRPDNSPSPSGTVSTSHGQRQRTVGGAKAVGSRVPTATMATPSVTSHLTQVSAGSPLLGGPLGFGMLGGLVPVSLPFQFPSLLNFTPPGAPGVSGLGTGANSGYSLSQSDLMDANQSQGGDMKRKSH